DNA sequence from the Oncorhynchus clarkii lewisi isolate Uvic-CL-2024 chromosome 9, UVic_Ocla_1.0, whole genome shotgun sequence genome:
CAGTAGCCTTATAATATGCTATTATAGTCGGTTGTGTTATGTTGAATACTGTCATCTTGCACGAGCACCATTCCCCAATCATCACTGAAATTCGCCAGATTAGCCTGTTCTTTGAGCAGCTGAACAAGCAGAGCAGAGACTGTGCGTAAAGTAGAGAATCCTGCACATGCACAGAAGCTTCAGATCGTTAGTTATCGGCAAGAGGGTTACAAAGAATTCAGAACCTCAGCCACTCCTTATACCAAAAGCTGGAGTGAGGCCAATTTCTGGTCATTAACAGTAGACTTTGCATAGACATAGACATTGCATTTTGAAGAAACAATGACACTTTTTTCTAATAGACTATTGTGCCCAAAACAGCTTATAAAGGAGTGTAACTCCAGTGTGCAATCAATGAAGAGGATGGAAGAGCTCATTCACCTGAATAAGAAGATCCACTTTGAGGGCAAGGTAGATGAAAACATCACTCATTATGAACACGGAGAACATTCATTCTCAGTACACCTACTGTATGTTCATGTACAGTATGTTCCCCTTTCCTCTATCCATTGCGGTATTGGTTTTGGAGAACAAAGAATCCTATTTCTTATTGCCATAGTATGGGTTAACCCTATCATGTTTGCCCATTGTATATCTCAAGTAAAGAAACTACTATGCCTCTAAACCCAGTAATAATTAATTAACTGTTCATTCATGCTCATTAATAACATACATCTCCCCGTTTAAGATATTCCCTCTGATCTCCCAGTCTCGCTGGCTGGTCAAACACGGGGAACTGCTGGAGGTGGACACACAGACCATGAGTATTTCTGGGTCAAAGTTCAAGTTGCCCACAAGGCCTGTTTATCTGCATCTGTTCAATGACTGTCTTCTGCTATCCAGGAGGAAAGAGTGAGTTCTAAATAtgtaaaatgtacagttgaagtcggaagtttacatacggtacaccttagccaactacatttaaactcagtttttctcatttcctgacatttaatcctagtaataattccctgtcttaggtctgataggatcaccactttattttaagagtgtAAAATTTCACaataatagtatagagaatgatttatttcatattttatttcgtTCACACAAGCACTCAATTAGTAtctggtagcattgcttttaaattgtttaacttgggtcaaacgactgggccgcgactgggaggtctgtggggcggcgacgcacaattggcctagcgtcgtccgggttagggagggtttggccggtagggatatccttgtctcatcgcgcaccagtgactcctgtggcgggccgggcgcagtgcgtgctaaccaaggtcgccaggtgcacggtgtttcctccgacacattggtgcggctggcttccgggttggatgcgcgctgtgttaagaagcagtgcggcttggttgggttgtgtttcggaggacgcaagactttcgaccttcgtttctcccgagcccgtacgtacgggagttgtagcggtgagacaagatagtaactactaataattggatactatgaaattggggagaaaaagggggttaaattaaaataaaataaaaacttgggtcaaacgttttgggtagccttccacaagcttcccacaataagttgggtaaatgttggcccattcctcctgacagagttggtgtaactgagtcaggtttgtaggcctccttactcgcacacgctttttcagttctgcccaggaatgaggtcagggctttgttatggctactccaataccttgactttgtaatCCTTAATCCATTTTGCTTTGGAAGtatggggttattgtccatttggaagacccatttgcgaccaagctttaacttcctgactgatgtcttgagatgttgcttcaatatatccacataatgttccttcgtcatgatgccatctattttgtgaagtgcacagtcccttctgcagcaaagcacccccacaacatgatgctgccacccccgtgcttcactgttgggatggtgttcttcggcttgcaagcctcccccttttcctccaaacataacaatggtcattatggccaaacagttctatttttgtttcatcagaccagaggacatttctccaaaaagtacgatctttgaccccatgtgcagttgcaaaccatagtctggcatttttatggcggttttggagcagtggcttcttccttcctgagcggctgttcaggttatgtcgatataggactcgttttactgtggatatagatacttttgtttcctccagcatcttcacaaggtcctttgctgttgttctgggattgatttgcacttttcatacCAAAGTACGTACATCTCTAAGATACAGaaggtgtctccttcctgagtggtatgatggctgcgtggtcccatggtgtttatacctgcgtactattgtttgtacagatgaacgtggtaccttcaggcgtttggaaattgctcccaagcatgaaccagacttgtggaggtctgctactttttttctgaggtcttggctgatttcttttgattttcccatgatgtcaagcaaagaggcactgagtttgaaggtaggccttgaaatacatccacaggtacaccacctccaattgactcaaatgatgtcaattagcctatcagaagcttctgaagccatgacatcattttctggaaatttccaagctctttaaaagcacagtcaacttaatgtatgtaaactgctgacccactggaattgtgatacagtgaattataagtgaaataatctgtctgtaaacaattgttggaaaaattacttgtcaggcacaaagtagatgtcctaaccgacttgtcaaaactgtagtttgttaacaagaaatttgtggagtggttgaaaaacgagttttaatgactgcaacctaagtgtatgtaaactcctgatttcaactgtatgttttttatatatatggaATTATGCTATGCTAAGATATGCTAAAATATGCTatgctatactacagtatactaacctGTGCCATGCTACACTATACAATGGCATGTATGGCTCATAGCATTATGTCCTAAATGCTGGTTGATTGAGTGATGCATGGCATACATTGACAAATTCCTGTCCTTGATCTGTCTGCAGCACGTGGAAGTTCATGGTGTTTGTTCACGCTAAGATTGGGCAGCTGAAGGTGAAGGACCTCAGTCAGAAGCTCCAGGGCATCTCAGGCTTCATCTTCCACCTCCAGCTGTGTGAGGGCCAGCAGCTCAAACACCAGATCCTGCTCAAGGCCCACACTGAGTGAGCTAGTGCACATACCACTATCAATCACGATCATGATTTGTAATGGTAGTGATAATGTAAGAACTGACAGCCTCTACATGGGTTTTGTTTCTTCCCAGGAGTGGGAAACAAAGATGGATCACAGCCATGTTCCCCTCTGATCCATTGGAAGACATTGAGCAGGCCAGTGAGAATGATGGTGAGTATAAACAGTCGCATGTTGCAGTGTCACTGAGTTTCTATTGTTTCATTTACTGTAACCTGGAAAATATTGCTTCATGCTttaaaaagttttaaaaatatattttaacagcACTACAACTTTTTCATGAATTTCGATACATTTTGTTGTTTCTCCTCTCAGATCTTTCTCAAGTTCAGTGCATCAAGAGCTACCAGGCCCAAGAGCATGACGAGCTAACATTGGAGAAGGCTGATATTCTTCAAGCCAAGACCATCACAAGTGACGGTGAGACACTCCATTTGGCGACCTTACATTAAACACTATCATAATAAGTATAAACTTTAAAGGGCAACTTCATTAAGATAAAAACATTTTACCCTTAAAGTAGTTCATAGGACTTTTCTATCATATGTCAAACCCAAAGTTTCAGTGTAAAACATGTAGACCACCACAAGTGATAATGTCACTGGGTGTGTTTTCGTTTGCTGAGGTTGTTGTGTATTGTATATCCACAGGCTGGGTGGAGGGCATTCGGCTGTCAGATGGGGAGCGGGGCTGGTTCCCCAAAACCAATGTAGAAGAGATCACAAATCGCAGTGCGCGTCTCCGCAACCTCAGAGAAAACATCCGCATCAAGTGTGTCACACAGAAACTGGAGGAGGAGCTCTTTTAAGTGTCCTCTCCACCCTGCGGCTTTTAACTTACACTTGGAATGTCCAATCGTAATGGTGTAATAACTCTCAACCCCAAATATCTATAAGTCCCAGCTTTTACGCAACACCAGTTATATAATAGCTGAGCAGTTTCAGGTGATCTGGATGTGGGAGCTTTCTTTAGTCTGCAGGTGCTCATAAGATTTGGCGTATCTTGACCATAAGCAATATAGCTAAGTAGTATGGTTCTCCAGCTGCATAGCAGTAATTTCCTTTCACTCATGCTTGCTATGACTGCATATACAACTACTGTAACATCAGAAATCAAGTGATTTTCTTTGCCCCAAGCACTTTAATTGTCATCTTAAAGAGTCCTCTCAGCATTCGAAATAAACACAAtttcagacatactgtacattcaaaTCATGACTAGCCTACTAATTTACTAATGGAGAAAGTCCTTCAACAAAACATTGAGGATTACAGAGTTTGTACATCTTCCCTGTGATTTGACATTGAGAGCTGTTTACGCGTAGACCAATATTAAGATGGAAGCACATAATATTATTTACCAACCACTACTACAATCTACATGTACACCATTCCATtggcacattattattatttttaaatatacCGTTGTTGAATTTCTGAGTTGTTAGTACTAATTTAAATGATTGCTGTTGCAGCATGTGTATTTGTTTATGCTCCTAGCTGGTTATTCTCTATGGAGAAAATGATGTAAATTTACATTCTGTAGATGTACTTACATGTTTAAATGAATATATGTCTAATTTACTATTATGACTGTAATTTATAAGGGCCAGGATCTGCCAAAAACATGCCATACCGTTATAACAAATATTAGAATTGAAAAATATAGATTACAAAAGATTAATAACACATGTGAGCTACTTGAGATCTCTGGTTGTGAGCACAATACTGTAAATGCTTTACCCCTGAAATAAATGCACATGCTTACATTTTTCAGTGATTTAAATGACTACTGACATTTTTTTTCCTCAATAATACAGTATGTAGGTGGAGCCTGAATGTTTGCCGACATGACATAAAGTTTGAGTTCCTTGTACAAAATAAGTAGGCCTACACAATTTGGGAAAGGTAGTGAtgaaaaaaaagtttttattgagtttttaCATACAGTATCAAGAACAACCTAATAGAAAATATGGAAAAGGTCATGAACAGCACTACATTTTCTATTTTGGTTTAAACAGCGATTTGACAAAAAATATTGTAAGATCAGTGCACTAAAAATATACTCCCAATTTAGCCTATCCATTGCTATTACTGTCACTAGTGAAACAGAGTTCTACAGACAGTAACCTACAGCATAAGAAATTTCACCAGAATCTCTTAATTTCATTGTACCCAACTGAATAATGTATGCATATacactgtatacagtacatgCTATACACAATTTCAGTGTCTATTGATGAAAAGAGGCATGAGTCTTCTATTGAGTGAGGCCATTGGCCAGTGAGTCTCAGTCTTGTGCTACTGTCATTGGTTCCCGGGACTCCTTCCTGCTCCACATTTTTTTCAGCATGAGGGGTGGAGCCGTGTGGTTTGAGGTAGCTTGGAGGTTTTTTTCCAGCTATGTGAGAAAATAAATTAATTTTTAGGTTATTACATTTTGGGACTACTTTTGGGGACTTACTGTCACTAACTTGATTTCTTCTGTAAATTAATCTGCCATCACAACAGTTCAAGGCTAAGCTAACTCATTTTTAGCATCCTGCATCTTCACAAAATggatatacatgtatatatggcTCAATTGGAATCAATATATATAGGCAGAGAAGGCTAGCCACACAGTTTTTCCAACCAGTTTTATCTTTGTTCCCTCATTTCCCTTTTTAATGGGACTGTAATGGTACTGTACCTGTTGTAGCTGGAAGATCCAGTTCTGATAGTCTTCAGGACAGGTGCAGGATACCTGCAGCGGCTCCATCAGTTCACCtgcaccacacaacacacaatataAGTACAATGCTCTTCACCACTGTCTACAGCAACACTTGATACAGTTGACTTACTGCAGATCTAGTCGCAGTTTCAATGGTTAATTTAGGGTCCTTTTGCTTCATTATGCAAAAGTGTTAGAGCATTTTGACGTACGTTATGCCTGTTTTGTATTTTACCTGTTAACTCAAATTCCATCCTCCCAGGTAATGCAGACCTCTCCACGGCTGCGATGCTTTTCCGAGACAATTTACCCTAAAGTGTTATGACAAACAGGTTGAAGTGTCATGTATTGGATCAGCTCTATAAATTACAACATCTTCTgaactgtacattttagaatgTCACACCAACATCTACTGTATAGCGGAAATTGGCAAACTAGGTAAGGTCACCAGATTCACAATGTTTACTGTGACATTGTATCCTTGAGAACATAATTTGGCTGTACCTCATATTTCACACTGAGGCGCTCGTTATCCACAGAGAGCAGGAGGACATCTTGAGGGAAGAGTACGAGTAGCCGTTCATGAAGTCCCTGCAAGAATGTATCAATGTTGTCACAGTGTTCATTTTATCTCAAGTCCACTATTATCATTATAGTTACTGTTTTCATTAGCAATATGACTATTTGCATAATCAAGTACTATTATTAGCCCTATGATCATTATTTACTATTAGTATATGTATTAACATTAGCATTATTTATATATGCTTTTTTTTACGTAGCAGATAGTTCTGAGAGAGTACTGGACTAGTGTAGGATTATTTTCTGAGTAAACTAGTATAGGATTATTTTCTAAGTAATTGTTTAATTCGTATGGCATTTATACACATTTCTAATATGTGGTGAATCTGTGTTTTAGAAGGAAACTGTGTTCGCCTAATTCTGGAAATATGTAATTCATTATTAACCTGTGAAAAGAGAAGAAGAGGCGAAGTGAGAGGGTTTACTCCGCCAAAAATCTGTCCATGAAAATAAGACCATGAAGTGAGGAATTATTGTATGGAGGTCAATACGAGAGTGtcaaatttggtcaacaaaaaaataattacTAATATGCTACGTGAGGCTCATTTGCTCGAATAGAAGTTTCataatggttaggttgttacgaATGCACTGACGTAAGTGTATGCATTAAGACAGATTTGAGAAAAACAACTTCATAtcggagttgtgcctgttgtttaCATgggtatctgccctctcattggctagaatggtcccatcTGATCTGACATGAATTTACATTGTTAGAGTGGTCATTagactatcttgtcaatataatagaacaTCTTTGCATGGGAACTAATGATCTGTTGTCTGATTTACCAATGCATTAATCATGTTTTAATACCTTTATTGAAACAGGAAGTGACAGAGTTATTGAGTTGTGGCAAATGGTATTCAaagggttgtcactagttaccacagcctaTTCAATGGGGTCTGCCTAAATAGTTATCCatctccatcattctccatcatccAGTCCTTGCTGCTTACAGGAAGTCATCCATCCAGCTGTATACAGCCCCTAAAGTTACAATGGTGGCAGCAGTGATGCCATTTTTGGTGGATTTGTGTCTTTTGGTGAGTTTTAATCTCAGTACAATTTGGTTAGCTAGCTTCACCTACCCAGCTTACCACTTGCATAAAATACTGTTGAGCTCTTGAGCAGCTGTTGAGCTTTTGGGGCTTAGTGCTGAAGATATAATGGATTTCTGCAGTTTTATGGTCATTGTGCCACCATTTCTGCCACCATTTGGTCCTGTGTtgctcagttggtaaagcatggcacttgcaatgccagggttgtgggtttgattcccacgggggaccagtacagaaaaaagtatgaaaaatgtatgcactcactactgtaagtagctctggataagagtgtctgctaaaatacAATATTCCACATATGTTTGACTTTTTCATTCCTGGACAACGTGCCTTATTGTGACATATTTCAATCGTTTAGCATTTCTAAAATTCCGGCTAGCATGACAACTATTAAGCTATCAAGACCCCTTGAAATGGACTTCAGAGCAGTGGTGAGTACAGAAGTTACAGCGTGGGTTGTGTTAGATACCTGTCTCTGTGTATTGAAGATGTGGACCATGGATATGTATCCTGGCTGGCCCATGTGCTGGATGGGGACCCCTTCCCAGTGCCTTATTGGGGCTTGCAGTAAATACTTTTTCAGTTCCTCTTTCTTCCAGCTCTCATCGCAGGGTACCTACAGTAAATTACAACAGAAATGTAGCTTCATATTTGGAGAGTTTCGCCAGTgataattcttttttttttttacaaatgtccTTTCATGATGATGTATTTAGCTCATTAGATGTTCAATTTGTGATCAAGCAAAGTAAACCTCACAATTGTTAAGACAGTTTTAGATTTAACAATGACACATCTGTTTAAGATCTATAATTTACTGCATAAGGGGATGGTTCTTCTAGGGGGTGTTCTGATTGAATACCTTACCAGGTAAGACAGCGCACAGCTGGAGGGGCTTAGCGGTTGGCTAATGGAtttgtatctcctctcctccatgtggTGTATCCATTTGTTCAGCTCGGCTGCACTGGCACAGGTGAAGACTTTGGAGTCCACCATTGGACCTAATAGTGGGAGGGAGATGCTTGCCATGTTCAATACAATAATTAAACCCTTTTCTGATGGCTTGCTTCACACCTATGACCATAGCACAGCTGTGACAAACCACAATAAATCAAATATCCTTGTGTATTAATTGCTTTATTGAACTGTGAAGCTTTTTGATCCATTATGATAATAGGACTCACCACTGATCTGGAATATGTGTTGCTTGTTGGAGTCCAGTGAGGTGGCTTGGAAAGACAGTCCAGAGAGAGGCAGGATGCCCTGAGAAAGAAGAAGCAATACACTGACTAGCCTTAGGGGAATGACATGTACATTCAAGTTAAATGTTCAACATGCATCTGTGTCATTACAATATTTCCCCATTTGTAAAGCAACCAACCTCGTAGATAAAGTCTTGACGAGAGGGATCCAGATATAGAATCAATAAGTGGAAGGAGAACAGCACCAGATAGTGTTCACTTGTCTCCTATAGGAACATAAACAAAGAAAACATGAACAGAACATCAGTACAGAAGTCCTAGAGTCGGGAAAGTGGGTGCTGGACAGTGAGTACTGGACAGTGAGTACTGGACAGTGAGTGCTGGACAGTGAGTGCTGGTCAGTGAGTGCTGATTGACATCTACAGCATATATGAACATGGTGTAGAGAGATGTTACCTGTGTGTAGCTGTTGTGGAGAGACACACGGGAGGAGTGCACTATCTCTCCATACATGTGTGCAGGCTGGCCCTCCCAATCACGGATGGGCTGGTTGTATATGCTGTGGTAcagctcctctctgctcctgccCCATAGCACAATCTAcgggaatagaatagaatacttTAGGTGTCATGAAAAAATAAGATGTCGTGGAGCAGTTTACATTAGTATACATCAGTATTATTGTATCATTAATgtggggtggggcggcagggtagcctagtggttagagcggtggactagcaACCTCaagattgcaagttcaaacccccgagctgacaatccgatctgtcgttctgtccctgaacaggcagttaaccccctgtcattgaaaataagaatttgttcttaactgacttgcctagttaaataaaggtaaaaaaaatacaaatttgatATAACAACTTTGACATAAAATGATATATTGACACCATGCATTTACACTCACTTGCACTCAAATTATGCGGTCCACTGGGGGTTTTACCGTGTGATAAGTGCATGGCAGAACTTTTTCCAATTTATATCTTAGTGTCATTTTCATACAGACACTCcctttctctgtttgtctctccctctctccttctccactgaCCTCCTGATCGAGGTGTCTCACTGAAGGGTAGCGAGAGGTTGGACCGTCTTTTCCATTCCTCACAGAGAGCTGAAGCCTGCTCTCTCCTAGAGTCCATATCCTGAAACAATAATATATCAGCAGTCAACCCCAAATCTCATTTTACCATATCCCATTAAACCATGTTACATTTACCCCACACTCTACTGTAGCATCTCACAAACCTAACTAGTCTACAAACACATATGCAATTCCCCTGAACTGGTGGTGACAGCAAATGTAGAAGAaggtttttttaaatatattttttactgtAGACCAATTTGCCCACCCCACTTACAGCCTGAGCCCTCTCCACCCGACCAGTGTCCATTCATAAGCAGATTAAAGTGGGGTGCACACAAGGAGCAGACACCCACCATCTGATCACCTCACACAAAGACCTGTTGCCCTCATTGGACCATTTATCTGGTAGTGATATAGTAGTCACACACCCCTAAACCATTCCCTAGGTATGGTAACAGTTCTGTTACatctgtgtttgtgcttgtgtgtctgtctctgtgtgtgtacgaACAAGCATCCTTGCGTGTGTGCATAGTATATGTTGCTGGTGGCTGATCCCTCGTCTTCTCTCAGTTTGGACACATGCTGTCTGTGAGCTGCTATTTTGATTAGCTCCTTGTTTTAATCCCCCATTCCTTTAATGATGGGATTTAGAGGCCTGGTCAGTGTTAGACCAGGCTGGACAAAAGAGAGATGAGCGGTAGTATTGTCTGCTAATTAGCGAGACAATATCCCTCCCCCCTGTGCTTCTGCATCTGAATtgtttgctctttggggttttaggggGTTTTAGGGTAtctctgtatagcactttgtgacaacttctgaaaatacattttgatacatttgattgatttcacCGGCCGTGCATGTCACATCAATATGTTCATGTCTAAACAGAGTCCAAACTAGCGTTCTGCCTCTGTGTGTGCTTTTGAGTGAATGAAAACGACACAGATATATTTATTGTTCCATAATATATGCCCTCAAATGTTATTGTTTCTTACTCATGGAACTGAAGTGCTCAGAGAAAGAGGTCTTCCAATTTCATTGTCC
Encoded proteins:
- the LOC139416590 gene encoding probable pleckstrin homology domain-containing family N member 1: MGCCSVTQRGAHSGIDEVGPDEIELLEIDNSGIWTLGESRLQLSVRNGKDGPTSRYPSVRHLDQEIVLWGRSREELYHSIYNQPIRDWEGQPAHMYGEIVHSSRVSLHNSYTQETSEHYLVLFSFHLLILYLDPSRQDFIYEGILPLSGLSFQATSLDSNKQHIFQISGPMVDSKVFTCASAAELNKWIHHMEERRYKSISQPLSPSSCALSYLVPCDESWKKEELKKYLLQAPIRHWEGVPIQHMGQPGYISMVHIFNTQRQGLHERLLVLFPQDVLLLSVDNERLSVKYEGKLSRKSIAAVERSALPGRMEFELTGELMEPLQVSCTCPEDYQNWIFQLQQLEKNLQATSNHTAPPLMLKKMWSRKESREPMTVAQD